In the Pectinatus sottacetonis genome, TCATTATTCATATAATAAATTATTATCACAAGCAAGCAAAACTATCCTTAAAACACAAAAAAGCAACAAAAAAAGACACTGATATCAATCCATCAGCGCCCTTGCTGTATCTTTGTATGCCTATATATTACGCAATAATATTTTATTTGTCAAGATTAATATTTTATTTTGGCAAATTTTATACTTCATTTTTCTATGTGGCGTTTTATACGGTTCAAATATCTATAAAGTGTCGGTTCAGATATGCTTAGCTTTTCTGCTAATACACTAACACTGCCGCGTAATAAGAAAAATCCGTCATTATATAGATCTCTGACCAGATTCAAGCGATCATCAACTGACATCTGACTTCCCATGTTGGTATATTGTTCAAATCGTGACGTTATCATATTCTTTATCAAATCATCAACTGAACCTTCCAGATTTTCCATTATGTCATCTTTTAATGTTTTTTTGTCTTCATAATTCACAAAGGAAATTTCATTATCTATAATTTTTTTAAAATCTATCAATGGTGTAATATCAACATTGATGCAAAGTACACCAATTATTTTTTTTGTCTTATCATAAATAAAATAACTTGATGACCGACATGTTTTATTACCCGTTTTCCCCTTA is a window encoding:
- a CDS encoding helix-turn-helix transcriptional regulator — protein: MEDLKQYITLVDFLGKSLGNRYEVVLHDLTVPEKSIIAIANGDISGRKIGGPITDLLLKILKKGKKEHITFITNYKGKTGNKTCRSSSYFIYDKTKKIIGVLCINVDITPLIDFKKIIDNEISFVNYEDKKTLKDDIMENLEGSVDDLIKNMITSRFEQYTNMGSQMSVDDRLNLVRDLYNDGFFLLRGSVSVLAEKLSISEPTLYRYLNRIKRHIEK